Below is a genomic region from Microbacterium esteraromaticum.
AGAGCTTCGTGCTCTGCCAGCGCTGCACGCGCACCGTCTGCGCCGACTGCCAGACGCAGGCACCTGTGGGGGTCATCTGCCCCGAGTGCATGAAGGCCGACCGCAAGGCGCAGACACCGGCGCAGCGCCGGGCGAACCGAGCCTGGCGCCCGGATGCCGCCGCCTCGTCGCAGCCGATCGCGACGTACGCCATCATCGCCGTCACCTCTGTCGTCGGCGTGCTGCAGGTGCTGCTCGGCCCGCTCGTCGACCGCGCTCTGCTGTTCGCGACGCCGTACCTGTTCCCAGACATGTTCGCCGGCGACTTCACGTTCCAGCCGTGGCGACTGCTCACCGCGATGCTCGTGCACTCGGGCATCATGCACTTCCTGCTGAACATGCTCGCGCTGTGGATGATCGGCCGCAGCCTCGAGCCCCTGCTCGGCCGCTGGCGCTTCGTCGCGCTGTACCTGATCGGCGGGCTCGGCGGATCCGTCGCCATGGCGCTGCTGGATCCTGGCGTCGCCACCGTCGGCGCCTCCGGAGGCATCTTCGCGCTGATGGGCGCGCTGCTGGTCATCGGCCGGCACATCGGGGCGAACATCCGCGGCATCCTGGTCATCCTCGCGATCAACCTCGCCATCGGCTTCATCCAGACCCTCAACATCGCCTGGCAGGCCCACGTCGGCGGTGCCGCCGTCGGCGCGCTCATCGGCGTGATCTTCGCGCGCACGCGTCGGCGCTCGCAGCGCGTGGTGCAGATCCTGCTGCTCATCGCACTGGTGATCGCGTTGCTCGCCCTCGCCTTCGTCGTATCGCCGGTGGTCATCCGCGGCACCCTCTGACCCCGACCGACGGCAGTTCTGCACACGCCGTGCACAGGTCATGCACAGGAGTGTGCACAGCATTTCCCCATAGTTATCCACAGGGCTGTCCACATGTGGGGAGAATTACACCCGTGTTATTCACAGGTGGACAGGGTTGTTAACAAGTCGCTGGGGAAAGCAACGCGCCCCCTCACCTGAAGGCGAGGGGGCGCGTGATCCGCTCGGCGTCAGCGCCAGCGGGTGGTCATCAGGAACCCGATCAGGGCGATGCCGAGGCCGATGCCGAGGTTCCATGAGTCGAGGCCGGGGATCGGGAATCGCGAGCCGGAGATGTAGTACACCAGGATCCACGCCAGGCCGAGCAGCATGAAGCCCACCATGACGGGCTTGAACCACACCGCGTTCGGAGCGGCTTCGCCCTCGGGACGCTCGACGGCGGGTTCTTCGGAGTTGCGGTCACGTGCCATGCGCATCATTCTAGCCGGGCGAATAGACTTCCCCTCATGCATGCGGTCGCGACTTCTCCGGCGTCGCGACCCCGCTCGACGAGGTCACGGACCGGGTCCCGTGCCACGGTCGGCAGTGTGCTCGGCGAACTGCTGCTCACCGCGGGCGTTGTCGTGCTGCTGTTCATCGCCTGGCAGATGTGGATCGGCGATGTCATCATCGGCGCCGAGAACAACGCGAAGGGCGCCGAGCTCTCGGAGCGATGGGCCGACCA
It encodes:
- a CDS encoding rhomboid family intramembrane serine protease → MTSPDFTRNRENFCYRHPDRQSFVLCQRCTRTVCADCQTQAPVGVICPECMKADRKAQTPAQRRANRAWRPDAAASSQPIATYAIIAVTSVVGVLQVLLGPLVDRALLFATPYLFPDMFAGDFTFQPWRLLTAMLVHSGIMHFLLNMLALWMIGRSLEPLLGRWRFVALYLIGGLGGSVAMALLDPGVATVGASGGIFALMGALLVIGRHIGANIRGILVILAINLAIGFIQTLNIAWQAHVGGAAVGALIGVIFARTRRRSQRVVQILLLIALVIALLALAFVVSPVVIRGTL
- a CDS encoding cell division protein CrgA; the encoded protein is MARDRNSEEPAVERPEGEAAPNAVWFKPVMVGFMLLGLAWILVYYISGSRFPIPGLDSWNLGIGLGIALIGFLMTTRWR